A DNA window from Coffea arabica cultivar ET-39 chromosome 6c, Coffea Arabica ET-39 HiFi, whole genome shotgun sequence contains the following coding sequences:
- the LOC113693115 gene encoding uncharacterized protein, with protein sequence MVKKDIGGWKMCVDFTDFNKACPKDCYPLPRIDALVDSAMGHVILCFLDAFKGYHQIGMSEENQEKTAFYTDQCIDRNVEAYVDDILVKSLTTSSFLSDVREVFGVLRDLRMKLNSKKCVFGVTSKKFLGYLVSHRGIETNPDKVKAIQDMSPPRNIREVQKLNGRLAALNRFLPQSVEKALPFFKYLHHLPTLASPRPEKKLYLYLSAADEAVSAVLIRDECTQVPVYYVSRALPGPETRYTQVEKLVLELIHAARRLKPYFLTHPIFVRTDQPIRQILVRPEPSGRLTKWAVELAEYDLSYEPRTAIKAQPLADFLAELTFTEGQESTSAFVEVSTPSLWTLYVDGSSNGEGSGAGFSQGEVCTYALRFGFPATNNEVEYEALIAGLQLARKLGAQRIHVRSDSQLVVRQVLGEYEAKDETMQRYLSKVHQLTAYFESFEIQRIPRSQNKRADALSRLASTSFSDLNKTVLVEVLSEPGYVEEVACPVHSEDTWMTPFILFLGQGTLPEDRAEARRIQRKAARYALRDGELYKRSYFGPWLRCVTPETGRHVLHEIHEGLCGGHVGHRMLAKKVLLLGFFWPFVRQDAQDLVLDCPSCQVYAPEHHQPSNFMVIISDNGRQFAENPFKTWCKNLGIKQHFTSVGHPQANGQAENFNRTLLHGLKTRLHRVGTSWVEELPSVLWSYRTTPRSATQETPFSLTYGAEAVIPTEILIPNPRLAAYAAEVNNEERQLDLDLVDEQRDLASARIASYKSTLAHYYNARVRHRRFQSGNLVLRKNSVSRAEPQGKLYPKWEGPYRVVESNLKGYCKLSYRDGSLVPRSWHAENLKLYYA encoded by the exons ATGGTCAAAAAGGACATCGGTGGATGGAAAATGTGTGTGGACTTCACCGACTTCAATAAGGCCTGCCCCAAAGATTGCTACCCCCTGCCGAGAATAGACGCCCTCGTCGACTCGGCAATGGGACACGTGATCCTCTGCTTCCTGGATGCCTTCAAAGGGTATCATCAGATAGGAATGAGTGAAGAGAATCAAGAGAAAACGGCGTTCTACACGGACCAATGT ATCGACCGCAATGTGGAGGCCTATGTGGACGACATCCTCGTCAAAAGTCTCACCACTTCATCCTTTCTGTCAGACGTGAGGGAGGTCTTCGGTGTCCTACGGGACTTAAGGATGAAGCTAAATTCCAAAAAGTGCGTCTTCGGAGTCACCTCGAAAAAATTCTTGGGGTATCTGGTTTCCCACCGGGGAATCGAGACCAACCCCGACAAGGTCAAAGCCATTCAGGACATGTCCCCACCTCGGAACATCCGAGAAGTCCAAAAGCTGAATGGACGCCTGGCCGCGTTGAATCGCTTCTTGCCCCAATCTGTTGAGAAAGCTCTGCCCTTCTTTAAG TACCTCCATCACCTACCAACTCTCGCTTCACCTCGGCCCGAGAAGAAGCTATACCTCTACCTCTCCGCAGCCGACGAGGCTGTTAGCGCTGTTCTTATCCGGGATGAGTGCACTCAAGTGCCAGTCTACTACGTCAGCCGAGCTCTCCCCGGGCCAGAGACTCGATACACTCAGGTGGAAAAACTGGTGTTGGAACTAATCCATGCAGCTCGGCGACTGAAACCCTACTTCCTTACTCATCCCATCTTCGTCAGGACCGACCAGCCCATTCGGCAGATATTGGTGCGACCCGAGCCTTCCGGTCGCCTCACCAAGTGGGCTGTCGAATTGGCAGAGTATGACTTGTCATATGAGCCCCGCACAGCCATAAAAGCACAACCTTTAGCCGACTTCCTTGCCGAACTCACCTTCACAGAAGGTCAAGAGTCCACCTCCGCCTTTGTCGAGGTGTCCACCCCATCCCTGTGGACATTGTATGTAGATGGATCCTCTAATGGAGAGGGCAGCGGAGCTGGATTCTCCCAGGGAGAAGTGTGCACGTACGCCCTCCGCTTTGGCTTCCCAGCCACCAATAATGAAGTCGAGTACGAGGCCTTAATTGCTGGACTCCAGCTGGCCCGCAAGCTTGGCGCCCAGCGAATCCACGTCCGCAGTGACTCCCAACTCGTTGTACGCCAAGTTCTTGGTGAATACGAGGCCAAGGATGAGACCATGCAACGGTACCTCTCCAAAGTTCACCAACTCACCGCGTACTTCGAGTCTTTCGAAATCCAAAGAATACCCCGGTCCCAAAATAAGCGAGCCGACGCCTTATCCCGACTGGCTTCTACGTCATTCTCTGATCTCAACAAAACAGTTTTAGTGGAAGTCCTGAGTGAACCGGGATACGTGGAAGAGGTGGCCTGTCCCGTGCACTCTGAAGACACTTGGATGACCCCGTTCATCCTTTTCTTGGGTCAGGGAACCCTCCCCGAAGACCGAGCCGAGGCGAGAAGGATACAACGTAAGGCGGCTCGGTACGCTCTCCGCGATGGAGAGCTGTACAAACGCTCCTATTTCGGCCCATGGCTGAGGTGTGTCACTCCCGAAACAGGACGCCACGTCCTCCACGAGATCCACGAAGGTCTGTGTGGAGGTCACGTCGGCCACAGAATGCTAGCCAAGAAGGTTTTGCTTCTTGGATTTTTCTGGCCCTTTGTTCGGCAAGACGCCCAGGACCTCGTTCTCGACTGTCCTTCCTGCCAAGTCTACGCACCCGAGCACCACCAGCCCTCAAATTTCATG GTCATCATCTCGGACAACGGGAGGCAGTTTGCCGAGAACCCCTTCAAAACTTGGTGCAAAAACCTCGGCATCAAACAACATTTCACTTCGGTGGGCCACCCCCAGGCCAACGGTCAAGCAGAAAACTTCAACCGAACTCTCTTGCATGGTCTCAAGACCCGACTACACCGAGTTGGAACATCTTGGGTCGAAGAACTCCCCAGTGTCCTGTGGTCTTATCGGACCACGCCGAGGTCAGCCACGCAAGAGACCCCCTTCTCTTTGACCTACGGAGCCGAGGCTGTCATCCCTACCGAGATCCTTATCCCCAACCCTCGGCTCGCAGCCTATGCAGCCGAGGTGAACAACGAAGAGAGACAGCTGGATCTCGACCTCGTCGATGAGCAAAGGGACCTCGCCTCAGCTCGGATAGCCTCCTACAAGAGTACTTTGGCCCACTATTACAATGCCCGCGTCAGACACCGTAGATTCCAGTCAGGGAACTTGGTTCTCAGAAAAAACTCAGTCAGCCGAGCTGAACCGCAAGGGAAATTGTACCCGAAATGGGAAGGCCCTTACCGAGTTGTGGAATCTAACCTTAAGGGATATTGTAAACTGAGCTACCGGGATGGCTCATTAGTGCCGAGGTCTTGGCACGCCGAGaaccttaagttgtattatgctTGA